The Haloterrigena salifodinae genomic interval ACCCGTTCGAGAGCCGGGATAGCGGGTGATTTTGCCCCCTGTGCGACGCGCGTCTGACACGGAGGGGACACACACCCCCGTCGCGTTTGTAACGGGAACAGTGGGGAGGGGGTTGCAGAATTATCCCGGATTTCGACGAGATTCGGGGCATCGACCCGCCGAATTTACATCCGCGACACTGGTGTGTTCCACGAAGAGACCCCCACACCTAGATGGCGTTACAAACGCGATGGGGGTGTGTGTCCCCTCAACAACTCCGACGGACACCATCGTTCGAGGACGGATCAGCCCAAAACTGCTCAGATAGTCCACAGCGTCGGGAAACACGAATCCAGGAACGCCAGTGAGCCAACTCATTCCAGAAAACGTGGATCCGACGACTCCACCGATCGTCTTCGAACCCGCCTAGACTAGTTCTAGATCTAGTTCTAGCTAGTCTAGAACGAAGTTAGTTAGATAAAGTAGGTTAACAGTCGCTGCCAACGTGATCCTCCTAAGGGGGAGTAGACGCTGTTCAAACGAAACCATCTGACCTCCCGAACGCGTCCCTTTTGCCACCGCAGCAGATAGTCGAGGTATGATCGACGCGTCTCTCGAGTCGCCGCCCTCTCAGTCCGTCGACTCGAGTTGTGGACTCCCGTGGCGACGTGTGCGGACGGACGGAACCGAAACGGATACACGGCTCCTCGAGCCGATATCCTCCATCGAACGATGACTCCCGAGCCGTCCGCGACCGAGCCGCCGTCCGATCGGACCCCGCCAGCGGTCGCCGTCGTCGACGCCCAGTTCCCGGGAAACGTCGGCACCATCGCTCGAGCGATGAAGAACTTCGGATTCGAGGACCTCCTGCTGGTCGATCCGCCGGAACTCGATCCCGACGGAGAGGCCTACGGATTCGCGGGCCACGCCCGCGAGGACGTGCTTCCGAACGCGACGGAGATCTCGTTCGACCGGCTCGTCGCGGAGTATCACACGATCGGCTGTACGGCGGTCACCAACGAGGACGACCGGAGTCACGTCCGGTTCCCGTTTTCGACGCCCGCAGACCTCGCGGAGCGACTGCCGACCGTCGAGGCGCCGACGGCGCTGGTCTTCGGTCGCGAACGCGTCGGGCTGACGAACGAGGAACTCGCCCGCATCGACGAGATCTGTTCGATCCCGGCCAGCGCCGAGTACCCCGTCCTCAACCTCGGCCAGGCCGCGACGATCACGCTGTACGAACTGCGCTCGCTGGCCCTCGACGACGACGAGACCCAGCTGCCGGACGTCGAACGCGTCCGCGCCCCAGAACCGACGGTCGATCGTCTCTAC includes:
- a CDS encoding RNA methyltransferase — its product is MTPEPSATEPPSDRTPPAVAVVDAQFPGNVGTIARAMKNFGFEDLLLVDPPELDPDGEAYGFAGHAREDVLPNATEISFDRLVAEYHTIGCTAVTNEDDRSHVRFPFSTPADLAERLPTVEAPTALVFGRERVGLTNEELARIDEICSIPASAEYPVLNLGQAATITLYELRSLALDDDETQLPDVERVRAPEPTVDRLYDQWADLLGEINHPEEKRDKTMRMLRRVFGRADLTEREANTLLGILRRATERPAENRGRE